A region of bacterium DNA encodes the following proteins:
- a CDS encoding NifB/NifX family molybdenum-iron cluster-binding protein — protein sequence MKIAVTAQGTTLESFVDPRFGRCRYFLFIDSGSLAVDARGNESAGAAGGAGIQAAKYVVEQGAEALITGSVGPNAAGVLRESGIAVYRGAGTVGSVVEKLAAGKLPPAELRA from the coding sequence ATGAAAATCGCGGTTACGGCCCAGGGAACCACCCTGGAGAGTTTCGTGGATCCTCGCTTCGGCCGCTGCCGGTACTTTCTCTTTATCGACAGCGGGTCCCTGGCGGTGGATGCCCGCGGCAACGAATCGGCCGGGGCGGCCGGCGGCGCCGGGATCCAGGCCGCCAAGTACGTGGTCGAGCAGGGAGCCGAAGCCCTGATCACGGGCTCCGTGGGCCCTAACGCCGCCGGGGTGCTGCGCGAAAGCGGCATCGCCGTCTACCGAGGCGCGGGTACCGTCGGCAGCGTGGTGGAAAAGCTCGCGGCCGGGAAGCTGCCCCCGGCGGAACTCCGGGCCTGA
- a CDS encoding metallophosphoesterase has product MFGTVLLVAVTVMEFYVFWRISSVPRVRRFLPPGPLAAIGAGLWILFYLARFVSHGSRSAAATGVEVAGMIWLGVLFITFVCVLAADLLTGFGFFFPRTAPRWRGAALLAGGALSVLALVQGLRPPEIVTYHIRLPGLSPELEGIKLAAIADTHLGTILGADWMKALVNRVERERPDAILLLGDILEGYGNDPEELIPVLRGLAAPLGVWSVPGNHESYGRETVTREILDGAGFNQLFNTHTEPLPGLVLAGIDYRREREGEENDERLVQALGGKPEGVAILLSHSPAPAEAAAGAGVDLMLSGHTHGGQIWPWSLLVKTRHPWLAGHYRVGSMQIIVSRGAGTWGPRMRLWQPGEVSIVVLHRADAGLETSTPDYSD; this is encoded by the coding sequence ATGTTCGGAACGGTCCTCCTGGTCGCGGTTACGGTGATGGAGTTCTACGTCTTCTGGCGCATCTCCTCGGTTCCTCGCGTCAGGCGCTTCTTGCCGCCGGGGCCGCTGGCCGCCATCGGCGCGGGACTCTGGATACTCTTCTACCTGGCGCGCTTCGTCAGCCACGGAAGCCGGAGCGCCGCGGCGACGGGGGTGGAAGTGGCGGGCATGATCTGGCTGGGGGTTCTCTTCATCACGTTCGTCTGCGTGCTGGCGGCGGACCTGTTGACCGGTTTCGGCTTCTTCTTTCCCCGGACGGCGCCGAGATGGCGCGGCGCGGCTCTCCTGGCGGGGGGGGCGCTCTCCGTCCTGGCACTCGTCCAGGGTCTGCGCCCGCCGGAAATCGTCACCTACCATATCCGGCTGCCCGGCCTTTCCCCGGAACTGGAAGGGATCAAGTTGGCGGCGATCGCCGACACCCACCTGGGAACCATCCTGGGTGCGGATTGGATGAAAGCGCTGGTGAACCGGGTCGAACGGGAACGACCCGACGCGATCCTGCTTCTCGGCGATATCCTCGAAGGCTACGGAAACGATCCGGAAGAGCTGATCCCGGTCCTCCGGGGCCTTGCCGCACCGCTGGGGGTCTGGTCGGTTCCCGGCAACCACGAATCCTACGGCCGGGAAACCGTCACCCGGGAGATTCTGGACGGGGCCGGTTTCAACCAACTCTTCAATACCCATACCGAACCGCTCCCCGGCCTGGTTCTGGCCGGTATCGACTATCGGCGGGAGCGGGAAGGAGAGGAAAACGACGAACGTCTTGTCCAAGCCCTGGGAGGAAAACCGGAGGGAGTCGCCATCCTGCTCTCCCACTCGCCGGCGCCGGCTGAGGCCGCGGCCGGGGCCGGCGTGGACCTGATGCTCTCCGGGCACACGCACGGGGGGCAGATCTGGCCCTGGAGTCTGCTGGTCAAAACCCGGCATCCCTGGCTGGCCGGGCACTATCGGGTCGGATCCATGCAGATCATCGTCAGCCGGGGAGCCGGCACCTGGGGGCCGCGCATGCGGCTCTGGCAACCGGGCGAAGTTTCGATCGTCGTCCTGCATCGAGCGGATGCGGGCCTGGAGACTTCTACACCTGATTACTCTGATTAA